A window of the Candidatus Brocadiaceae bacterium genome harbors these coding sequences:
- a CDS encoding phage integrase SAM-like domain-containing protein has product MTNWQNYNLANIENRVSWTTHKGYRTNLLVFCDYLRSKNIYKIAKIDLEIIDQFRYYLLKEKDRGLRKGKGVSKNMVNRYLTTIHATLTWGLQYGRIKHTDVQIHKLRKEPVKRPVPRFLSTEEIERILHYDQYISSYCKKYDRETTIPQLIEIVKFLMITGRRIQEVLALKKGGHKD; this is encoded by the coding sequence TTGACAAATTGGCAGAACTATAACCTTGCAAATATCGAAAACCGTGTCTCCTGGACCACCCATAAAGGGTACAGGACGAACCTTCTGGTCTTCTGTGATTACTTGCGGTCAAAAAATATATATAAAATAGCTAAAATAGACCTGGAGATAATTGACCAATTCAGGTACTACCTGTTGAAAGAGAAGGATCGGGGGCTTAGGAAAGGAAAGGGTGTGTCAAAAAACATGGTCAATCGCTATTTAACCACTATTCATGCGACGCTGACCTGGGGTTTACAATACGGAAGGATTAAGCACACAGATGTCCAGATCCACAAACTCAGGAAGGAACCTGTCAAAAGGCCTGTGCCAAGGTTTCTGAGCACAGAGGAAATCGAAAGGATACTCCATTACGATCAATATATTTCCAGTTACTGTAAAAAGTATGACAGGGAAACAACCATTCCGCAACTGATCGAAATCGTGAAGTTTCTGATGATCACCGGCAGGAGAATCCAGGAGGTGTTAGCCTTAAAGAAGGGGGGACATAAAGATTGA